In the genome of Panthera uncia isolate 11264 chromosome B3 unlocalized genomic scaffold, Puncia_PCG_1.0 HiC_scaffold_1, whole genome shotgun sequence, one region contains:
- the SPPL2A gene encoding signal peptide peptidase-like 2A, with the protein MGPQRPLPLAATALLWSFLLPLTAAQEAILHASGDGKPVPSKDYCMLYNPRWTDLPSTLENATSISLMNLTTTPLCNLSDIPPEGIKSKAVVVQWGTCHFLEKARIAKTGGAEALLVANNSVLFPPSGNKSEFHDVKIVIAFINYKDFKDMKQTLGDNITVKMYSPSWPNFDYTMVVIFVIAVFTVALGGYWSGLIELENMKAVTNTEDREMRRKKEEYLTFSPLTVVIFVVICCVMMVLLYFFYKWLVYVMIAIFCIASAMSLYNCLAALIHKIPCGQCAITFRGKSIEVRLIFLSGLCVAISVVWAVFRNEDRWAWILQDILGIAFCLNLIKTLKLPNFKSCVILLGLLLLYDVFFVFITPFITKNGESIMVELAAGPFGNNEKLPVVIRVPKLAYFSVMSVCLMPVSILGFGDIIVPGLLVAYCRRFDVQTGSSSIYYVSSTIAYSVGMILTFVVLVLMKKGQPALLYLVPCTLITASVVAWRRKEMKKFWKGNGYQVMGHLDYATNEESPVAAGEQNVQQ; encoded by the exons ACAGCTGCTCAGGAAGCAATCCTACATGCGTCTGGAGATGGCAAACCTGTACCGTCTAAGGACTACTGCATGCTCTATAACCCTCGTTGGACAGATCTTCCAAGTACCCTAGAAAATGCA ACTTCCATCAGTTTGATGAATCTGACTACCACACCATTGTGCAATCTTTCTGATATTCCACCTGAAGGAATAAAGAGCAAAGCAGTTGTGGTACAGTGGGGAACCTGCCATTTTCTTGAAAAAGCCAGAATTGCAAAAACAGGAGGTGCTGAAGCATTATTGGTTGCCAATAACAGTGTCCTA tttcctccCTCAGGGAACAAATCTGAATTTCATGATGTGAAAATAGTGATTGCATTTATAAActacaaagattttaaagatatGAAGCAG ACTCTTGGAGATAACATTACTGTGAAAATGTATTCTCCATCGTGGCCCAACTTTGACTATACTATGGTAGTTATTTTTGTAATTGCTGTGTTCACTGTGGCATTAGGAGGCTATTGGAGTGGTCTAATTGAATT GGAGAACATGAAGGCCGTGACAAACACTGAAGATagagaaatgaggagaaagaaggaagaatatttaACTTTTAGTCCTCTAACAGTTGTAATATTTGTGGTCATCTGCTGTGTTATGATGGTCTTACTTTATTTCTTCTACAAATGGTTGG tttatgttATGATAGCAATTTTCTGCATAGCATCAGCAATGAGTCTGTACAACTGTCTTGCTGCACTAATTCATAAGATACCCTGTGGACAATGCGC GATTACATTTCGTGGCAAAAGCATTGAAGTGAGACTTATCTTTCTCTCTGGACTATGCGTAGCAATATCTGTTGTTTGGGCTGTATTTAGAAATGAAGATAG GTGGGCTTGGATTTTACAGGATATCTTGGGGATTGCTTTCTGtctgaatttaattaaaacactGAAGTTACCCAACTTCAAG TCATGTGTGATACTGCTAGGCCTTCTCCTCCTCTatgatgtattttttgttttcataacacCATTCATCACAAAG AATGGCGAGAGCATCATGGTTGAACTTGCAGCTGGACCTTTTGGAAATAATGAAAAG TTACCGGTAGTCATCAGGGTACCAAAGCTGGCCTATTTCTCAGTAATGAGTGTGTGCCTCATGCCAGTTTCAATACTGGGTTTTGGAGACATTATTGTACCAG gactGTTGGTTGCATACTGTAGAAGATTTGATGTTCAGACTGGTTCTTCTTCTATATACTATGTTTCCTCCACAATTG CCTATTCTGTTGGCATGATACTTACATTTGTGGTTCTGGTGCTGATGAAAAAGGGGCAACCTGCTCTCCTCTATTTAGTTCCTTGCACACTTATTACTGCCTCAGTTGTTGCTTGGAGAcgtaaggaaatgaaaaagttctggaaaggtAACGGCTATCAG